From the uncultured Methanobacterium sp. genome, the window CTTATACTCCTTCGGCTAACTATTTTGGTTTGGATAGTTTTACCTATGTGATTAGTGATGGTCATGGTGGTACTGTTACTGGTGTTGTTTATGTGACTGTGAATGAGTCGGTTCATGTTAATCATGTTCCTGTTGCTTTTTCTGATTCTGTCATCACTGCCGAAGATACTCAAACAACCATTTTAGTTTTGGGTAATGATAGTGATGTGGATGGTGATAATCTCGTAGTTTCGGGTGTGGGTGTTGCTGGTCATGGTAGTGTTGTTTTGAACGGTGATAATACTGTGACTTATACGCCTGATGCTAACTGGTTTGGTTCTGATAGCTTCACCTATACTGTGAGTGATGGTCGTGGTGGTTTAGCTACTGGTATGGTTACTGTGATGGTTAACAGTGTGAATGATGTTCCTGTGGCTATTGCGGATTCTGTAAGTACTGATGAGAATGTTCCTGTGATTGTTAATGTTTTGGGTAATGATAGTGATGTGGATGGTGACTTGCTTAGTGTGAGTGGTGTAGGTAGTGCTGGTCATGGTACGATTATTAATAATGGTAATTCAGTGACTTACATGCCTGATGCTGGTTTTTATGGTTCGGATAGTTTCAGCTATACTGTGAGTGATGGTCATGGTGGTAGTGTTACTGGTGTTGTTTATGTGGCTGTGAGGGAAGTTGTTGTTGTGAACAGTAACCCTGTGGCTATGGCGGATGTTGCTAGTACCTCTGAGGATACTCGGGTTGTTATTTCTGTTTTAGGTAATGATAGTGATTCTAATGGTGATAATCTCATAGTTACTGGTGTGGGTGTTGCGGGTCATGGTAGTGTTGTTTTGAACGGTGATAATACTGTGACTTATACTCCCAATGTTAACTGGTTTGGTTCTGATAGTTTCAGCTATACTGTGAGTGATGGTCGTGGTGGTTTAGCTACTGGTATGGTTACTGTGATGGTTAACAGTGTGAATGATGTTCCTGTGGCTGCTGCTGATTCTGCGAGTACTATTGAAAGCACTCCTGTGATTGTCAATGTTTTGGGTAATGATAGTGATGTGGATGGTGATAGTCTTACGGTGTCTGGTGTGGGTGTTGCTGGTCATGGTACTGTTGCGAATAATGGTAATTCAGTGACCTACACTCCTGATGCTGGGTTCCATGGTTTGGATAGTTTTGTTTACACGGTAAGTGATGGTCATGGTGGTAGTGTTACTGGTGTTGTGTATGTGGTTGTGAATGAGTCGGTTCATGTTAATCATGTTCCTGTGACTGCTTTTGATTCTGTGAGTGCATTTGAGGATACTCGAGTTGTTATCTCTGTTTTGGGTAATGATAGTGATGTGGATGATGATAATCTTGTAGTTACTGGTGTGGGTGTTGCGGGTCATGGTAGTGTTGTTTTGAATGGTGATAATACTGTGACTTACACGCCTAATGTTAATTGGTTTGGTTCTGATAGCTTCAGTTATTCAATTAGTGATGGTCATGGTGGTCTTGCTAATGGTATGGTTACTGTGGTGGTTTCTGGTGTGAATGATGTTCCTGTGGCTGCTGCGGATTCTGCGAGTACTGATGAGAATGTTCCTGTGGTTATCTCTGTTTTGGGTAATGATAGTGATGTGGATGGTGATAGTCTTACGGTGTCTGGTGTGAGTGTTGCTGGTCATGGTACTGTTGCGAATAATGGTAATTCAGTGACCTATGCTCCTGATGCTGGATTTTCATGGTTTGGATAGTTTCAGCTATACTGTGAGTGATGGTCGTGGTGGTAGTGTTACTGGTGTTGTGTACGTGACAGTGAAGGAAGTTGTTGCTGTGAACAGTAACCCTGTGGCTATGGATGATACATCAAATACAGTGGAGGATAGTAGGGTTACCATTCCAGTTTTAGGCAATGATAGTGATGTGGATGGTGATAGTCTCACGGTGTCTGGTGTAGGTAGTGCTGGTCATGGGAGTGTTGTTTTGAATGGTGATAATACTGTGACTTATACTCCAGATGTTAACTGGTTTGGTTCTGATAGTTTCACCTATACTGTGAGTGATGGTCGTGGTGGTTTAGCTACTGGTATGGTTACTGTGGTGGTTTCTGGTGTGAATGATGTTCCTGTGGCTGCTGTTGACACGGTTAGTACTGATGAGAATGTTCCTGTGATTGTCAATGTTTTGGGTAATGATAGTGATGTGGATGGTGATAGTCTCGTAGTTTCGGGTGTGGGTGTTGCTGGTCATGGTACGGTTACGAATAATGGTAATTCAGTGACCTATGCTCCTGATGCTGATTTTCATGGTTTGGATAGTTTCACCTATACTGTGAAAGATGGTCGTGGTGGTAGTGTTACTGGTGTTGTTTATGTGGTTGTGAATGAGTCGGTTCATGTTAATCATGTTCCTGTGGCCGCTTTTGATTCTGCGAGTGTTGTTGAGGATACTCGGGTTGTTATTTCTGTTTTGGGTAATGATAGTGATGTTGATGGTGATAGTCTTTCAGTGAGTGCTGTTGGAAGTGCTGTTCATGGGAGTGTTGTTTTGAACGGTGATGGCACTGTGACTTATACTCCAGATGTCAACTGGTTTGGTTCTGATAGTTTCAGTTATTCAATTAGTGATGGTCATGGTGGTACTAGCACTGCTATGGTTTATTTAATGGTTAATCCTCTGAATGATGTTCCTGTGGCCGCAGCTGATTCTACAAGTACTGATGAGAATGTTCCTGTGATTATCAATGTTTTGGGTAATGATAGTGATGTGGATGGTGATAGTCTCGTAGTTTCGGGCGTGGGTGTTGCTGGTCATGGTATGGTTACGAATAATGGTAATTCAGTGACTTACATGCCTGATGCTGGTTTTTATGGTTTGGATAGTTTTAGTTATGTGATTAGTGATGGTCATGGCGGTAGTGTCACTGGTATTGTGTATGTGACTGTGAGGGAAGTTGTTGCTGTGAACAGTAATCCTGTGGCTATAGTGGATGCTGTTAGTACTCCTGAGGATACTAGGGTTGTTATTTCTGTTTTGGGTAATGATATTGATGTTGATGGTGATAGTCTCACGGTTTTGGGTGTGGGTGTTGCGGGTCATGGGCATGTTGTTTTAAATGGTGATAATACTGTGACTTATACGCCTGATGTTAATTGGTTTGGTTCTGACAGTTTTACTTACACAATTGGTGATGGTCGTGGTGGTCTTGCTAATGGTATGGTTACCATAATGGTTAACGGTGTGAATGATGTTCCTGTGGCTGCTGCTGATTCTGTAAGTACTGATGAGAATGTTCCTGTGATTGTCAATGTTTTGGGTAATGATAGTGATGTGGATGGTGATAGTCTCGTAGTTTCGGGTGTGGGTGTTGCTGGTCATGGTACGGTTACGAATAATGGTAATTCAGTGACTTATACTCCTGATGCTGATTTTCATGGTTTGGATAGTTTTGTTTACACGGTAAGTGACGGTCATGGTGGTAGTGTTACTGGTGTTGTTTATGTGGTTGTGAATGAGTCGGTTCATGTTAATCATGTTCCTGTGGCTGCTTTTGATTCTGTGAGTGCTGTTGAGGATACTCGGGTTGTTATCTCTGTTTTGGGTAATGATAGTGATTCTGATGGTGATAGTCTCGTACGGTTTCGGGTGTGGGTAGTGCTGTTCATGGGCATGTTGTTTTGAACGGTGATAATACTGTGACTTATACTCCCGATGTTAATTGGTTTGGTTCTGATAGTTTCAGTTATTCAATTAGTGATGGTCATGGAGGTACTTGCTAACTGGTATGGTTTACTGTGGTGGTTAATCTGGTGTGAATGATGTTCCTGTGGCTGCTGCTGATTCTACAAGTACTGATGAGAATGTTCCTGTGATTATCAATGTTTTGGGTAATGATAGTGATGTGGATGGTGATAGTCTCGTAGTTTCGGGTGTGGGTGTTGCTGGTCATGGTACGGTTACGAATAATGGTAATTCAGT encodes:
- a CDS encoding cadherin-like domain-containing protein is translated as MNGDNTVTYTPDVNWFGSDSFSYSISDGHGGTC
- a CDS encoding Ig-like domain-containing protein; translation: MLDFHGLDSFSYTVSDGRGGSVTGVVYVTVKEVVAVNSNPVAMDDTSNTVEDSRVTIPVLGNDSDVDGDSLTVSGVGSAGHGSVVLNGDNTVTYTPDVNWFGSDSFTYTVSDGRGGLATGMVTVVVSGVNDVPVAAVDTVSTDENVPVIVNVLGNDSDVDGDSLVVSGVGVAGHGTVTNNGNSVTYAPDADFHGLDSFTYTVKDGRGGSVTGVVYVVVNESVHVNHVPVAAFDSASVVEDTRVVISVLGNDSDVDGDSLSVSAVGSAVHGSVVLNGDGTVTYTPDVNWFGSDSFSYSISDGHGGTSTAMVYLMVNPLNDVPVAAADSTSTDENVPVIINVLGNDSDVDGDSLVVSGVGVAGHGMVTNNGNSVTYMPDAGFYGLDSFSYVISDGHGGSVTGIVYVTVREVVAVNSNPVAIVDAVSTPEDTRVVISVLGNDIDVDGDSLTVLGVGVAGHGHVVLNGDNTVTYTPDVNWFGSDSFTYTIGDGRGGLANGMVTIMVNGVNDVPVAAADSVSTDENVPVIVNVLGNDSDVDGDSLVVSGVGVAGHGTVTNNGNSVTYTPDADFHGLDSFVYTVSDGHGGSVTGVVYVVVNESVHVNHVPVAAFDSVSAVEDTRVVISVLGNDSDSDGDSLVRFRVWVVLFMGMLF
- a CDS encoding Ig-like domain-containing protein, producing MQTSFASEGPDDPLQLSTVNPDSVGDSVSVNDTNPLQTDNSSEISINNNLNQINSLNSSNASVPPPNSEILWIDPDLIDPIISGTVYYHGTNDPMSGATVTVQNISGMEMGTVYTGNNGSYQIAFFSNETEFTVIVSYPGYATSTKIVTVKPSSDPNDLNLYATVDFYLDPTVPIASNDSYVMDEDTVLSDNVATNDSPSIDGGNQWSLIGGTSPSHGILLFNNDGTFTYTPNANYFGSDRFNYVIEDVDGDSTNGTVLITINDVNDPPVAYDDVALVNEDESILINVLSNDSDLESDILTVNSVIQPLHGGVFNAGGSVTYTPRHDWYGTDSFTYVVSDGRGGTSTANVIVTVNAVNDPPVAHDDNVAINEDSTIVVVPVLNNDVDIEGDSLSVTGVTAPGHGTTTFTLNSVTYTPAANFNGLDSFSYTVTDGHGGLDTAIVHVTVSAVNDPPVAANDVVVVKEDGSVIIPVTGNDNDIDGDFLTVTSVSAPNHGSAVINVDNTVSYTPSANYFGLDSFTYVISDGHGGTVTGVVYVTVNESVHVNHVPVAFSDSVITAEDTQTTILVLGNDSDVDGDNLVVSGVGVAGHGSVVLNGDNTVTYTPDANWFGSDSFTYTVSDGRGGLATGMVTVMVNSVNDVPVAIADSVSTDENVPVIVNVLGNDSDVDGDLLSVSGVGSAGHGTIINNGNSVTYMPDAGFYGSDSFSYTVSDGHGGSVTGVVYVAVREVVVVNSNPVAMADVASTSEDTRVVISVLGNDSDSNGDNLIVTGVGVAGHGSVVLNGDNTVTYTPNVNWFGSDSFSYTVSDGRGGLATGMVTVMVNSVNDVPVAAADSASTIESTPVIVNVLGNDSDVDGDSLTVSGVGVAGHGTVANNGNSVTYTPDAGFHGLDSFVYTVSDGHGGSVTGVVYVVVNESVHVNHVPVTAFDSVSAFEDTRVVISVLGNDSDVDDDNLVVTGVGVAGHGSVVLNGDNTVTYTPNVNWFGSDSFSYSISDGHGGLANGMVTVVVSGVNDVPVAAADSASTDENVPVVISVLGNDSDVDGDSLTVSGVSVAGHGTVANNGNSVTYAPDAGFSWFG